In Carya illinoinensis cultivar Pawnee chromosome 6, C.illinoinensisPawnee_v1, whole genome shotgun sequence, a single genomic region encodes these proteins:
- the LOC122313867 gene encoding uncharacterized protein LOC122313867, whose amino-acid sequence MESNNSYTSWADQWDNSNPDPVPDTKNSSHGGGAKGKYSRKVEDGFGKTKAAASTGVKKVKEGASLGFHWIKDKYQKTTQKR is encoded by the coding sequence ATGGAGTCCAACAATTCTTATACCTCGTGGGCTGATCAATGGGACAACAGCAACCCAGACCCTGTTCCTGACACCAAGAACAGCAGCCATGGCGGTGGTGCAAAGGGTAAGTATTCTAGAAAGGTTGAAGACGGCTTCGGGAAAACTAAAGCAGCCGCATCCACCGGTGTTAAGAAGGTTAAGGAAGGAGCCTCCCTGGGTTTCCATTGGATCAAAGACAAGTACCAGAAGACCACCCAAAAACGCTAG